In the Thalassoglobus sp. JC818 genome, one interval contains:
- a CDS encoding efflux RND transporter permease subunit → MSLPKFSVENPVFVNMMMIVTLVAGFGFALTLVREMFPESRPNKISITAIYPATQPEELERAVTIKVEEAVRDVDGIEKINSTVSEGMSLTTLTLYNSVKDVDVVMQEVKNEVDSLQDLPDDLEKISIAKMEPTLPVIMVSVFGDGDERSLKQAARDIKDDLLQLPGVSDVQLSGIRDDEISVEVQPDRLIEYNLTLDQIAQAIRQTNLDVSGGNLKGERGQVAVKTLGEKQTGIDLEEIEILALPDGRTLKLADVAVIRDEFIDTDVMSYWEGKRSATLTVQKTPSQDAIQISTLVKAYVAGKMGEDFDPDYAPGSNPGFLTRVSAGLSRFADSLAGRPDPMTIYEESRNNPFQHNFSVATHNDLARFVEGRLDLMLRNGKSGLLLVLISLVLFLNWRVAFWTAVGLPISFLGTFIVMAMMGVSINLLSMFGLIIVLGIIVDDAIVIGENIYRRVEEGMPAYQAAIRGAEEVQWPVTAAVCTTIAAFLPLMFIRGQIGDFFRELPLVVIAALSVSLVEALIILPAHLSHLPPHKDHRKEKPRTGLLRYVSMVGAAQQRFIETLMDVYSSILRVVLKWRYLSLAVAVSLCMMTLGLFFGAPPAPQVADQSEEQPETSDGEMSTLSPGNIVKWEFIQKMDAESMIAQIELPVGSNTSAVEERLRRLSDAATKMPEVDGVAMDVAVMIDVNSTGGMGVELQSHVGQLWIELMAADEREQRGLRSSQEVLAELRAESEKLTGINSITWQLMSGGPGGKDIEIRLTGRSMEELEEIVEDFKAQLSTYAGVVDLGDDFDDGRREVQLSLRPSARSTGITKASLGQSVRAATYGVEARRITRNREEVKIMVRYPRDFREDVFHIESLWIPTPANQDGVISWVPIQEVAEIEETRGFTQIHRSQLDRAMTITGDVDTLIASPTDIIGRIKNDYLPKLQKEYPGIRVEFLGSSEEQGKSFSSLTLAMPVALLMIYMMLAALFRSYFQPLVVMSAIPFGIQGAIIGHWITDNPMTILSAIGLIALTGIVVNDSLVLVDFINKRIREGMSEFAASIDGARLRLRPILLTTVTTAAGLTPMMFEKSFQAKFLIPMAVTLTFGLIFATALTLIIVPVLNMIFFDVRSLIRKLSGEIVPGLQHSDLVPTGSASVVQGTTDVE, encoded by the coding sequence ATGTCTCTCCCGAAGTTCAGCGTCGAGAACCCTGTTTTCGTGAACATGATGATGATTGTCACGCTGGTGGCAGGATTCGGATTCGCACTGACGCTCGTCCGGGAAATGTTTCCGGAAAGTCGGCCGAACAAGATTTCGATCACGGCCATTTATCCCGCGACTCAACCGGAGGAACTCGAGCGGGCGGTGACCATCAAAGTCGAGGAAGCTGTCCGCGATGTTGACGGAATCGAAAAGATCAATTCGACCGTTTCGGAAGGGATGTCGCTGACAACATTGACGCTCTACAACTCGGTCAAAGACGTCGATGTGGTGATGCAGGAAGTGAAGAACGAGGTCGACTCGCTGCAGGATCTTCCCGACGACCTTGAGAAAATCTCCATCGCTAAAATGGAACCGACGCTGCCAGTGATCATGGTTTCGGTCTTTGGAGACGGCGATGAGAGATCGCTGAAACAGGCAGCCAGAGACATCAAGGACGATTTGCTCCAACTGCCGGGGGTGAGTGACGTTCAACTGTCCGGGATTCGGGACGATGAAATCAGCGTCGAAGTCCAGCCCGATCGGCTCATTGAATACAACTTGACCCTCGACCAAATTGCTCAGGCGATCCGTCAAACCAATCTCGATGTTTCCGGCGGAAACCTCAAAGGGGAACGCGGTCAGGTCGCGGTCAAAACTCTCGGAGAAAAGCAGACCGGAATCGATCTTGAAGAGATCGAAATCCTTGCCCTACCGGACGGACGAACGCTCAAGCTGGCTGACGTGGCAGTGATTCGTGATGAATTCATCGACACAGACGTCATGAGTTACTGGGAAGGAAAACGGTCGGCCACTCTGACTGTTCAGAAAACGCCCAGCCAGGATGCGATTCAAATTTCCACGCTGGTCAAAGCGTACGTCGCAGGAAAGATGGGCGAGGACTTTGACCCGGACTATGCACCGGGTAGCAATCCCGGATTTCTGACACGCGTCTCCGCTGGGTTGTCACGATTCGCGGATAGTCTGGCTGGACGGCCTGATCCGATGACCATCTACGAAGAAAGTCGAAACAACCCGTTTCAGCACAATTTCAGCGTGGCGACTCACAATGACCTCGCACGTTTTGTGGAAGGTCGACTCGACTTGATGCTTCGCAACGGAAAGTCCGGGCTCTTGCTTGTGTTGATCAGTCTCGTACTGTTTCTGAACTGGCGCGTTGCTTTCTGGACGGCGGTCGGGCTTCCGATTTCGTTTCTTGGAACGTTCATCGTGATGGCGATGATGGGAGTCTCAATCAATCTGCTTTCTATGTTCGGCCTGATCATCGTGCTGGGAATTATCGTCGATGATGCCATTGTGATCGGGGAGAATATTTATCGTCGAGTGGAAGAAGGCATGCCTGCGTATCAGGCTGCAATCCGTGGGGCTGAAGAAGTTCAGTGGCCAGTCACCGCAGCTGTCTGTACGACGATTGCCGCATTTCTGCCGCTCATGTTCATCCGAGGGCAGATTGGCGATTTCTTCCGCGAGCTTCCGCTGGTCGTGATCGCGGCGTTGTCGGTCTCGCTCGTGGAAGCATTGATTATTCTTCCCGCCCACTTGAGTCACTTGCCCCCACATAAAGATCATCGCAAAGAGAAGCCCCGCACCGGACTGTTGCGTTATGTCTCGATGGTCGGGGCTGCTCAACAACGATTCATTGAAACTTTGATGGACGTCTATTCGTCGATTCTGCGAGTCGTCCTCAAATGGCGATATTTGTCTCTCGCGGTCGCTGTTTCGTTGTGCATGATGACGCTCGGGTTGTTCTTTGGAGCACCGCCTGCTCCGCAAGTCGCTGATCAAAGTGAGGAGCAACCGGAAACATCTGACGGAGAGATGTCGACGCTCTCTCCCGGCAACATTGTGAAGTGGGAATTCATTCAGAAGATGGATGCGGAGTCGATGATCGCGCAGATCGAATTGCCGGTCGGTTCGAATACATCTGCGGTGGAAGAACGGCTTCGTCGCCTGAGTGATGCAGCGACTAAAATGCCCGAGGTGGATGGAGTGGCAATGGATGTCGCTGTGATGATTGACGTGAATTCCACCGGAGGAATGGGTGTCGAACTGCAATCGCATGTCGGTCAATTGTGGATCGAACTGATGGCAGCTGACGAAAGAGAGCAACGCGGCTTGCGGTCGAGTCAGGAAGTTCTCGCTGAACTTCGAGCAGAGTCCGAAAAACTGACGGGGATTAACTCAATCACCTGGCAACTAATGAGCGGCGGCCCCGGAGGGAAGGACATCGAAATCCGACTCACTGGCCGAAGCATGGAAGAACTCGAGGAAATTGTTGAGGACTTCAAAGCCCAACTCTCAACGTATGCGGGAGTGGTTGATCTTGGAGACGATTTCGATGATGGACGTCGGGAAGTGCAGCTATCGCTCCGGCCTTCCGCACGTTCGACGGGCATCACGAAGGCGTCACTCGGGCAGTCCGTTCGGGCAGCGACATACGGAGTCGAAGCGAGACGGATAACGCGCAACCGCGAGGAAGTGAAGATCATGGTCCGCTATCCGAGAGATTTTCGAGAGGATGTGTTTCACATCGAATCTCTGTGGATTCCGACTCCTGCGAATCAGGATGGAGTCATCTCGTGGGTGCCGATTCAGGAAGTTGCCGAGATCGAAGAGACTCGAGGTTTCACACAGATTCATCGCTCACAACTTGATCGAGCGATGACGATCACCGGCGACGTCGACACGTTAATTGCCTCGCCGACGGACATTATCGGCAGAATCAAAAACGATTACCTTCCCAAGCTTCAGAAGGAGTATCCCGGAATTCGAGTTGAGTTTCTGGGGAGCAGCGAAGAGCAGGGGAAATCGTTCAGCAGCCTGACGCTCGCAATGCCGGTCGCACTGCTGATGATCTACATGATGTTGGCCGCTTTGTTCCGGTCATACTTTCAGCCGTTAGTGGTCATGTCGGCGATTCCGTTTGGAATTCAGGGGGCGATCATCGGTCATTGGATCACTGACAATCCGATGACGATCCTCAGCGCGATTGGTTTGATTGCTCTGACGGGAATCGTCGTCAATGACTCGCTCGTGCTCGTCGACTTCATCAACAAGAGAATTCGGGAAGGCATGAGCGAGTTCGCCGCCAGTATCGACGGAGCACGGTTGCGTTTGCGACCGATCCTTCTGACCACCGTCACGACCGCTGCCGGGCTGACTCCGATGATGTTTGAGAAGAGCTTTCAGGCGAAATTTCTGATTCCGATGGCAGTGACGCTCACCTTCGGGCTGATCTTCGCCACTGCTCTGACACTGATCATCGTCCCGGTGCTCAACATGATCTTCTTCGATGTCAGATCGCTGATCAGAAAACTCTCCGGAGAGATTGTACCCGGACTTCAACATTCGGATCTCGTCCCGACAGGATCAGCATCGGTGGTTCAGGGAACGACAGATGTCGAGTGA